In Procambarus clarkii isolate CNS0578487 chromosome 6, FALCON_Pclarkii_2.0, whole genome shotgun sequence, one DNA window encodes the following:
- the LOC123753922 gene encoding methylglutaconyl-CoA hydratase, mitochondrial isoform X1 — protein MMYYTSIGMLRGARSSFCALRGAWLKIPNCGMCSNSPDIVVEKLTGDCQGVTVFGLNRPEAKNAISKNLLKEFVNAIESVQHDRSVRVVLLRSLVSGVFCAGADLKERAKMRPEEVGPFVSKARACISLLENLPMPVIVALDGVALGGGLEISLACDLRVAANSAKMGLVETKLAIIPGAGGTQRLPRIIGAAKAKELIFTAAVLNGTQAAEIGLVNHVVPQNESADAAYHKALEIAKMIIPNGPIGVKMAKTAISRGLEVDLGTGLSIEEACYAQVIPTKDRIEGLTAFREKRRPDYKGE, from the coding sequence ATGATGTATTACACCAGTATTGGCATGCTACGAGGGGCAAGGTCCAGTTTTTGTGCATTGCGAGGAGCATGGTTAAAAATACCGAATTGTGGAATGTGTTCAAATAGTCCTGATATTGTGGTGGAAAAATTAACTGGCGACTGTCAAGGAGTTACGGTGTTCGGTCTTAACCGACCTGAGGCTAAAAATGCAATTAGTAAGAATCTATTGAAAGAGTTTGTCAATGCCATTGAAAGTGTTCAACATGATCGAAGTGTGAGAGTAGTGCTTTTGAGATCACTGGTTTCTGGAGTGTTTTGTGCTGGAGCAGATCTAAAAGAAAGAGCAAAGATGAGGCCAGAAGAAGTTGGTCCATTTGTTTCTAAAGCTCGAGCTTGCATTTCTCTACTTGAAAACCTTCCAATGCCAGTAATTGTAGCTCTTGATGGTGTAGCTTTAGGGGGAGGTTTAGAGATATCCCTTGCTTGTGATCTTCGTGTAGCTGCTAATTCTGCTAAAATGGGACTTGTGGAAACCAAACTAGCCATTATTCCTGGGGCAGGTGGCACACAAAGACTTCCTCGCATTATTGGAGCTGCAAAAGCCAAAGAATTGATCTTTACAGCTGCAGTCTTGAATGGAACACAGGCAGCAGAAATTGGTCTGGTTAACCATGTTGTCCCACAGAATGAAAGTGCAGATGCTGCATACCATAAAGCTTTGGAAATTGCCAAGATGATCATCCCAAATGGCCCTATTGGTGTAAAGATGGCTAAGACTGCCATCTCTCGAGGTCTGGAAGTAGACCTTGGTACCGGACTATCTATTGAAGAAGCCTGCTATGCTCAAGTAATTCCCACCAAAGATAGGATTGAGGGGTTGACAGCATTTAGAGAAAAGAGAAGACCTGATTATAAGGGAGAATGA